One Natrinema marinum genomic window carries:
- a CDS encoding pyridoxal-phosphate dependent enzyme, translating into MASDLTCPECGTVYEAGSDEPWRCGCGHALEFTERPHPQGDPLPLHSLDTSEGLWTFFEFLPIEQHVTFYEGFTPMVDAPDWDAEFKLEYVFPTGSFKDRGATTTLSRAVELGVEKVIEDSSGNAGASIATYAARAGLEADIYVPADVKQSKLMTIQRADARPVRIEGSRTDVTAACLQAVEGDSRGDETTAGERGAPYQTGEGWYASHAWNPAFYAGTMTFAFEVAAQQGWSVPDAVVLPIGHGTLFLGAYRGFSLLNEAGIVDGMPRLLGAQAAGYAPIVAALGGETTDEDGEGTTIADGIQINEPARGTEILQAIGETGGDAIAVGGDPIETTLDRLHRNGFYVEPTCAVAPAALEQYRERGDIDDDEDVVVPLTGSGLKTL; encoded by the coding sequence ATGGCCTCCGACCTCACCTGCCCCGAGTGCGGAACCGTCTACGAGGCCGGCTCCGACGAGCCGTGGCGCTGTGGCTGCGGCCACGCGCTCGAGTTCACCGAGCGGCCCCACCCGCAGGGCGATCCGCTTCCGCTGCACAGCCTCGACACGAGCGAGGGGCTGTGGACGTTCTTCGAGTTCCTCCCGATCGAACAGCACGTCACCTTCTACGAGGGCTTCACCCCGATGGTCGACGCTCCCGACTGGGACGCCGAGTTCAAACTCGAGTACGTCTTTCCGACGGGTTCGTTCAAGGACCGCGGCGCGACGACGACCCTCTCGCGAGCCGTCGAACTCGGCGTCGAGAAGGTCATCGAGGACTCCTCGGGCAACGCCGGCGCGTCGATCGCGACCTACGCCGCGCGGGCGGGGCTCGAGGCGGACATCTACGTCCCGGCCGACGTCAAGCAGTCGAAACTGATGACGATCCAGCGGGCCGACGCCCGTCCGGTTCGCATCGAAGGGTCCCGCACCGACGTAACGGCGGCTTGCCTCCAAGCGGTGGAAGGCGACTCGAGGGGAGACGAGACGACGGCCGGCGAGCGCGGCGCACCGTACCAGACCGGCGAGGGCTGGTACGCCAGCCACGCCTGGAATCCGGCCTTCTACGCCGGGACGATGACGTTCGCGTTCGAGGTGGCCGCCCAGCAGGGGTGGTCCGTCCCCGACGCCGTCGTCCTCCCGATCGGCCACGGGACGCTCTTCCTCGGCGCGTATCGGGGCTTCTCGCTGCTCAACGAGGCCGGAATCGTCGACGGAATGCCCCGGCTACTCGGCGCGCAGGCGGCCGGCTACGCCCCCATCGTCGCCGCGCTCGGCGGGGAGACGACCGACGAGGACGGCGAGGGGACGACCATCGCCGACGGCATTCAGATCAACGAACCCGCTCGCGGAACGGAGATCTTGCAGGCGATCGGCGAGACCGGCGGCGACGCGATCGCGGTCGGCGGCGACCCGATCGAGACCACGCTCGATCGCCTCCACCGAAACGGGTTCTACGTCGAGCCGACCTGTGCGGTCGCGCCGGCCGCCTTAGAGCAGTATCGCGAGCGCGGCGATATCGACGACGACGAGGACGTCGTCGTCCCGCTGACCGGCAGCGGACTGAAAACCCTTTGA
- a CDS encoding MFS transporter gives MNRSYWRTVLLVTTWQISASICYYTVFAATPFFRDAFGLSRFQVGIVVTTLTLGYAVFLLPLGALTDRFGERSALTLGLVGLAGGVVLVAGAPTYPVLLAAVFVLGSTYGTAMPGTNKAIFDAIEPGRQNLAMGIKQVGVTGGSGISALLITGLAGALFWQAGFLVAAALGAVVAVAFAWTYSSAGGGGDGGYPDFGALRANRPYVVLLTAGFFLGAALFTTTGYTVLYVDEAIGASVAVGGVVLALVQLFGSVGRVLAGWLSDVLPGKPRVRIGLLLVVQSLGSAVMFVVVASTASTRAAAIAFAVLGFFVLGYTGVYYSAMATLVRADEMGGATAGGQLALTCGALVAPPSFGYLADTVGYRTAWLFLAGIAVVAAVLVVQVIRTQPAVTEPAATDA, from the coding sequence ATGAACCGGTCGTACTGGCGGACAGTCCTGCTCGTCACGACGTGGCAGATCTCGGCGAGTATCTGTTACTACACGGTCTTCGCCGCGACGCCGTTCTTCCGGGACGCGTTCGGCCTCTCCCGGTTTCAGGTCGGCATCGTGGTCACGACACTCACCCTGGGCTACGCCGTCTTCCTGTTGCCGCTGGGCGCGCTGACCGATCGATTCGGCGAACGATCGGCGCTGACGCTGGGTCTCGTCGGGTTGGCCGGCGGCGTCGTTCTCGTCGCGGGCGCGCCGACGTACCCGGTGTTACTCGCGGCGGTGTTCGTCCTCGGCTCGACCTACGGGACCGCGATGCCCGGGACGAATAAAGCGATCTTCGACGCCATCGAGCCGGGCCGCCAGAACCTCGCGATGGGGATCAAGCAGGTCGGCGTCACCGGCGGCAGCGGCATCAGCGCGCTGTTGATCACCGGCCTCGCGGGCGCGCTGTTCTGGCAGGCCGGCTTCCTCGTCGCCGCGGCTCTCGGCGCGGTCGTCGCCGTCGCCTTCGCGTGGACCTACTCGAGCGCCGGTGGCGGAGGCGACGGCGGGTATCCCGACTTCGGCGCGCTGCGCGCGAACCGGCCGTACGTGGTGTTGCTGACCGCCGGCTTCTTCCTCGGCGCGGCGCTGTTCACGACGACCGGCTACACGGTCCTCTACGTCGACGAGGCGATCGGTGCGTCCGTCGCCGTCGGCGGCGTCGTCCTCGCGCTGGTCCAGTTGTTCGGTAGCGTCGGCCGCGTGCTGGCGGGCTGGCTGAGCGACGTGCTGCCCGGGAAACCGCGCGTCAGGATCGGGCTGTTGCTCGTCGTCCAGTCACTGGGCAGCGCCGTCATGTTCGTCGTCGTCGCGTCGACGGCGAGCACACGCGCCGCCGCGATCGCGTTCGCCGTTCTCGGCTTCTTCGTGCTCGGCTATACCGGCGTCTACTACTCCGCCATGGCGACCCTCGTCCGAGCCGACGAGATGGGCGGTGCCACCGCCGGCGGCCAGCTCGCGCTCACCTGCGGCGCACTGGTCGCCCCGCCTTCGTTCGGCTATCTGGCGGACACCGTCGGCTACCGGACCGCCTGGCTCTTCCTCGCCGGCATCGCGGTGGTCGCGGCCGTCCTCGTCGTGCAGGTCATCCGGACGCAACCGGCCGTCACGGAACCCGCCGCGACCGACGCGTAG
- the ilvA gene encoding threonine ammonia-lyase, which translates to MLELSDILEARERVRETSRQTPLERSHTYCAMTGADVRLKLENFQRTGAFKIRGATNRIATLSAAQKGAGVVTASAGNHAQGVALAATRSGVDSKIVMPEHAPISKIKATQNYGAAVVLAGRDYDAAAERAHEIEREEGRTYVHAFDDEYVMAGQGTIGLEILEDCPDVETVVVPIGGGGLISGIAVAIKEQNPDVRVIGVQAEGASSAAESLAKGERVSIDEVDTIADGIATRSIGEQTFPYIEEYVDEVVTVSDPEIAVALVYLLERSKTLVEGAGAVPLAAVLFEKFDYVEDEVIVPALCGGNIDLNTLTNVIIRGLVETGRYLKIRTVLRDRPGALEDLLEIFTAHRANIYAIHHDRTSREVEMSDTEVEIELEMRGPDHVDAFLSDLREAGYVVDVLA; encoded by the coding sequence ATGCTCGAACTCTCTGATATTCTCGAGGCGCGCGAGCGGGTCCGGGAGACCTCCCGACAGACGCCGCTCGAGCGCTCACATACCTACTGCGCGATGACCGGGGCCGACGTTCGGCTCAAACTGGAGAACTTCCAGCGGACGGGGGCGTTCAAGATTCGCGGGGCGACCAACCGGATCGCGACGCTCTCCGCGGCGCAAAAGGGGGCGGGCGTCGTCACGGCGAGCGCGGGCAACCACGCTCAGGGCGTCGCGCTCGCGGCCACCCGATCGGGCGTCGACTCGAAGATCGTCATGCCCGAACACGCGCCGATCTCGAAGATCAAAGCCACGCAAAACTACGGTGCGGCGGTCGTTCTCGCGGGCCGGGACTACGACGCGGCCGCCGAGCGCGCCCACGAGATCGAACGCGAGGAGGGCCGGACCTACGTCCACGCCTTCGACGACGAGTACGTGATGGCCGGGCAGGGGACGATCGGCCTCGAGATCTTAGAGGACTGTCCCGACGTCGAAACCGTCGTCGTCCCTATCGGTGGCGGCGGGCTCATCAGCGGTATCGCCGTCGCGATCAAGGAGCAAAACCCCGACGTGCGCGTGATCGGCGTCCAGGCCGAGGGAGCCTCGAGCGCCGCCGAATCCCTCGCGAAGGGCGAGCGCGTCTCGATCGACGAGGTGGACACGATCGCCGACGGGATCGCCACCCGCAGCATCGGCGAGCAGACCTTTCCCTACATCGAGGAGTACGTCGACGAGGTCGTCACCGTCTCGGACCCCGAGATCGCCGTCGCGCTGGTCTACTTACTCGAGCGCTCGAAGACGCTCGTGGAGGGTGCGGGCGCGGTGCCGCTGGCCGCGGTGCTGTTCGAGAAATTCGACTATGTCGAGGACGAGGTGATCGTCCCCGCACTCTGTGGCGGCAACATCGATCTGAACACGCTCACCAACGTCATCATCCGTGGACTGGTCGAGACCGGCCGCTATCTGAAGATCCGGACCGTCCTCAGAGACCGGCCGGGCGCGCTCGAGGACCTCCTCGAGATATTTACCGCCCACCGGGCGAACATCTACGCGATCCACCACGATCGGACCTCCCGCGAGGTCGAGATGAGCGACACCGAGGTCGAGATCGAACTCGAGATGCGCGGTCCCGATCACGTCGATGCCTTCCTCTCGGATCTTCGCGAGGCGGGTTATGTGGTCGACGTGCTGGCTTGA
- a CDS encoding Rid family detoxifying hydrolase, which produces MKRIIETDDAPAAVGAYSQATSNGELLFTAGQIPLTSDGELLDDEPIEAQTEQALYNLDSILDEADATSADILKVTVFLEDIDDFEAMNEAYAAYFDDEPPARSAVEVAALPKGVGVEIEAVASLE; this is translated from the coding sequence ATGAAGCGGATTATCGAGACTGATGACGCCCCTGCTGCGGTCGGTGCGTATAGCCAAGCGACCAGTAACGGCGAACTACTGTTTACCGCCGGCCAGATCCCGCTGACGTCCGACGGGGAACTGCTCGACGACGAACCGATCGAAGCCCAGACCGAGCAGGCCCTCTACAACCTCGATTCCATCCTCGATGAAGCGGACGCCACGTCCGCAGATATCCTCAAGGTGACCGTCTTCCTCGAGGACATCGACGACTTCGAGGCGATGAACGAAGCCTACGCCGCTTACTTCGACGACGAGCCGCCGGCCAGAAGCGCCGTCGAGGTCGCTGCGCTGCCGAAGGGTGTTGGCGTCGAGATCGAGGCGGTTGCGAGCCTCGAGTGA
- a CDS encoding gamma-glutamylcyclotransferase family protein: protein MLVFVYGTLIEPERVATVLERDPADAADAFAGRATLEGLCRVAGRYPTLVPGGSADGRLLAIDETGLATLDEYEGVDTGLYVRVAVPIASSGPADRCFVYVGEPKRLGVDATWPGDGAFRDRVRQVVSRTDVVVRSNE from the coding sequence GTGCTCGTCTTCGTGTATGGTACGTTGATCGAGCCGGAGCGAGTCGCGACCGTCCTCGAGCGCGACCCCGCCGACGCGGCGGACGCGTTCGCCGGCCGCGCGACGCTCGAGGGGCTCTGCCGCGTCGCGGGCCGGTATCCGACGCTCGTGCCGGGCGGCAGCGCCGACGGCCGACTGCTCGCGATCGACGAGACGGGGCTGGCGACGCTCGACGAGTACGAGGGGGTCGACACTGGGCTGTACGTCCGCGTCGCGGTCCCGATCGCCTCGAGCGGGCCCGCTGATCGGTGTTTCGTCTACGTCGGGGAGCCAAAGCGACTCGGCGTCGACGCAACCTGGCCCGGAGACGGGGCGTTTCGCGACCGCGTTCGACAGGTCGTCTCCCGGACCGATGTCGTGGTACGCAGTAACGAATGA
- a CDS encoding helix-turn-helix domain-containing protein — translation MSFIAEFTVSNPIMQSTRRAIPEVTVEVEDEQPGQNGKSKLIFWATGPKDRLERFFHELPNDPSLRSFEILSTLPERRLFRVTLSPEGERGLTYVDAIDVGVTLLDIEASGNETRYRAQVPSRNALSQYRQRCEERGLSFDLRRLYRSNADATERHGLTPRQRDVLRRALEAGYFEVPREISTEELAEEFDISSQALSALLRRGHRAILRSMFSGGES, via the coding sequence ATGAGCTTCATCGCGGAGTTCACGGTTTCGAATCCGATCATGCAGTCGACCAGACGGGCGATCCCCGAAGTCACGGTCGAGGTGGAAGACGAACAGCCGGGCCAGAACGGGAAATCGAAGTTGATCTTCTGGGCGACTGGGCCGAAGGACCGCCTCGAACGCTTCTTTCACGAACTGCCGAACGACCCGTCCCTGCGGTCGTTCGAGATCCTCTCGACGCTTCCCGAGCGACGCCTCTTTCGCGTCACGCTGTCCCCCGAAGGTGAACGCGGTCTGACGTACGTCGACGCGATCGACGTCGGTGTCACGCTCCTCGATATCGAAGCGAGCGGAAACGAAACGAGGTACCGCGCGCAGGTCCCGAGCCGGAACGCGCTCTCGCAGTACCGACAGCGGTGCGAAGAACGCGGCCTCTCGTTCGACCTTCGTCGCCTCTATCGGAGCAATGCGGACGCGACGGAACGGCACGGGCTCACCCCCCGCCAGCGGGACGTGTTACGCCGCGCATTGGAAGCGGGCTACTTCGAGGTCCCGCGCGAGATATCGACGGAAGAACTGGCCGAGGAGTTCGACATCTCGAGTCAGGCGCTCTCCGCGCTCCTCCGTCGCGGACACAGAGCGATATTACGGAGCATGTTCTCCGGCGGTGAGTCCTAA
- the citZ gene encoding citrate synthase has protein sequence MSDDLKKGLEGVLVAESELSSIDGDAGRLIYRGYTIEDLARGASYEEVLYLLWNGHLPTEDELEPFTDALMDEREVDDDVLETMEKLAAADEQPMAALRTAVSMFSAYEPEDDADPEDLEATLRKGRRITAKIPTALAAFERYRLGEEPIDPHPDLGLAANFLYMLSGEEPDDIAAETFDQALILHADHGLNASTFTSMVIGSTMADIYSAVTGGISALSGPLHGGANQDVMEVLIEIDESDLDHREWVEQATEEGRRIPGFGHRVYNVKDPRAKILQERSEELAETGESKWYDYTTTIEQYLSDEKGLTDKGIAPNVDFYSGSVYYQLGIPIDMYTPIFAMSRVGGWIAHVLEYQEDNRLIRPRARYTGPQDQEFVPLEDR, from the coding sequence ATGTCTGACGACCTCAAGAAAGGGCTCGAGGGTGTGTTGGTTGCCGAATCGGAACTCAGTTCGATCGACGGCGATGCCGGCCGGCTGATCTACCGCGGCTACACGATCGAAGACCTGGCTCGCGGCGCGAGCTACGAGGAAGTCCTCTATCTCCTCTGGAACGGGCACCTCCCCACCGAAGACGAACTCGAGCCGTTCACCGACGCGCTCATGGACGAGCGCGAGGTCGACGACGACGTCCTCGAGACGATGGAGAAACTCGCCGCCGCCGACGAGCAGCCGATGGCGGCGCTGCGCACCGCCGTGTCGATGTTCTCCGCTTACGAGCCCGAAGACGACGCCGACCCCGAGGATCTCGAGGCGACGCTCCGGAAGGGGCGCCGGATCACGGCCAAGATCCCGACCGCGCTCGCGGCCTTCGAGCGCTATCGACTCGGCGAGGAGCCGATCGATCCTCACCCGGATCTCGGTCTGGCGGCGAACTTCCTCTACATGCTCTCCGGCGAGGAACCCGACGACATCGCGGCCGAGACGTTCGATCAGGCGCTCATCCTCCACGCTGACCACGGCCTGAACGCCTCGACCTTTACTTCGATGGTCATCGGCTCGACGATGGCCGACATTTACAGCGCCGTCACCGGCGGCATCAGCGCGCTCTCGGGGCCGCTCCACGGCGGCGCGAACCAGGATGTCATGGAAGTCCTGATCGAGATCGACGAGAGCGACTTAGACCACCGCGAGTGGGTCGAGCAGGCCACCGAAGAGGGCCGACGCATCCCCGGCTTCGGTCACCGCGTCTACAACGTCAAAGATCCGCGCGCGAAGATCCTGCAGGAGCGCAGCGAGGAACTCGCCGAGACGGGCGAGAGCAAGTGGTACGACTACACGACCACCATCGAGCAGTACCTCTCCGACGAGAAGGGCCTCACCGACAAAGGTATCGCGCCGAACGTCGACTTCTACTCGGGCTCCGTCTACTACCAGCTCGGCATCCCGATCGACATGTACACGCCCATCTTCGCGATGAGCCGCGTCGGCGGCTGGATCGCCCACGTCCTCGAGTACCAGGAGGACAACCGCCTCATCCGCCCGCGCGCCCGCTACACCGGCCCGCAGGATCAGGAGTTCGTCCCGCTCGAGGACCGATAA
- a CDS encoding TAXI family TRAP transporter solute-binding subunit encodes MKGAATAGVIGLAGCLSGGDDKITVTIGGTSTGSSTQAAGQALARAAQQHSDVINVSVQETEGWTANLREYDDGNIPAMGVDNNSIAKAMNDEGPFAENPVDSLPHQGFMFTSLQIHMVGLEGSGLESTSDLKEGGYTIYPIQPGFGTRLLTEEILKEAGVWGPNEINNSDTGDIPGQVEEGNVDALCLYGANGVELSGWCQEVDVRSSEGLYLLEVDDEFKQVIENHPGALLEEFEPYGYQQDVTQVTDTVTSWSLAAQWAFSPDIPAKATKEIARIANEHHETLRESDSTTLEFTPEIMTQTIMEDLEVHEGVAEYLEENDAWDDAWTRGDAAEADN; translated from the coding sequence CTGAAAGGTGCGGCCACGGCCGGCGTCATCGGACTCGCGGGCTGTCTCAGCGGCGGCGATGACAAGATCACCGTAACGATCGGCGGCACGTCGACCGGCAGTTCGACCCAGGCGGCCGGACAGGCGCTCGCTCGCGCCGCACAGCAGCACAGCGACGTCATCAACGTCTCCGTTCAGGAGACGGAGGGGTGGACGGCGAACCTCCGCGAATACGACGACGGGAACATCCCCGCGATGGGCGTCGACAACAACTCGATCGCGAAGGCGATGAACGATGAGGGACCGTTCGCGGAGAACCCGGTCGACTCCCTCCCCCACCAGGGATTCATGTTCACGTCACTGCAGATCCACATGGTCGGCCTCGAGGGCAGCGGCCTCGAGTCGACCTCGGACCTGAAGGAAGGAGGCTACACGATCTATCCGATCCAGCCCGGCTTCGGGACGCGACTGCTGACCGAGGAGATCCTCAAGGAAGCCGGCGTCTGGGGCCCTAACGAGATCAACAACTCCGACACGGGCGACATTCCCGGTCAGGTCGAAGAGGGGAACGTCGACGCACTCTGTCTGTACGGCGCGAACGGCGTCGAACTCTCCGGCTGGTGCCAGGAAGTCGACGTTCGGAGCAGCGAGGGGCTCTACCTGCTCGAGGTCGACGACGAGTTCAAGCAGGTCATCGAGAACCACCCCGGCGCGCTGCTCGAGGAGTTCGAGCCCTACGGCTATCAGCAGGACGTGACCCAGGTCACCGACACGGTCACCTCGTGGTCGCTCGCGGCCCAGTGGGCGTTCAGCCCCGACATCCCCGCGAAGGCGACCAAGGAGATCGCCCGCATCGCGAACGAGCACCACGAAACGCTCCGCGAGTCCGACTCGACGACCCTCGAGTTCACCCCTGAGATCATGACCCAGACGATCATGGAGGACCTCGAGGTCCACGAGGGCGTCGCCGAGTACTTGGAAGAGAACGACGCCTGGGACGACGCCTGGACGCGTGGCGACGCCGCCGAGGCCGACAACTGA
- a CDS encoding TRAP transporter permease, whose protein sequence is MVINDDSSTDDTADGVGDDSPAGADVLDTDDPLSVAEGLRGKFEWAVILGSIPFWLLVFWYSETQMMDRPRYGTLFLGGVLLLYLLIELPDTIEEKNWLETGMLAVSGVVVTIATVYLFTQFQNLVYTRAGQAYGYEIALALAISLVMIYLTWRSFGITFLTVVLGGIGYGFAGPYLAGTLSHGGLTPERTLRILAISGDGFYGFLTQLVAAWIALFLLYAGLLKAYGAFDLILRIAVRSAKYLDSGIAQTAVLSSAVIGSVNGSQTANAGMTGSFTIPLMKKSGIKPETAGGIEAVASTSGQVLPPVMGAGAFIMASLITGLTYGDVIIAGLIPAAILVVSIFIAVHYVAAPQIDDPSMSGLFDEKLSRQDTVLESIKYGVPLVILVYQLGYVQVTVMTAALQTAVAMIVLGVLIPLVKAGLDGDDLVGTLVHTFKQTIEGFRQGVIVVAPITIILAAINGVVDLLMATGVPTAISLTLMDLSGGVPLIAFFLAMVICILLGLGMPTTASYTVVALLIAPTLINQFLVPDLAAHYFVFYAAILAGLTPPIATCVAVATGIAGGNFWRTCVEAIKISAPLFVLPFAFVYHPEMVSGEFSTAALTAGVIALLGAVAIIHGINYWFPFGRGPTAGLRAVFAGAGIVAMVYPDQMIQLGALGLVVILYGIQMTLGQSEPAEPISEAGDGQP, encoded by the coding sequence ATGGTAATAAACGACGATTCGAGTACTGACGATACTGCCGACGGGGTGGGAGACGACTCGCCTGCCGGCGCGGATGTCCTCGACACCGATGACCCGCTGTCCGTCGCCGAGGGACTCCGCGGCAAGTTCGAGTGGGCCGTGATTCTGGGTTCGATCCCGTTCTGGCTGCTCGTCTTCTGGTACTCCGAGACGCAGATGATGGACCGACCCCGGTACGGGACGCTCTTCCTCGGCGGCGTCCTCCTGCTGTATCTGTTGATCGAGCTACCGGACACGATCGAGGAGAAGAACTGGCTCGAGACGGGGATGTTGGCCGTATCGGGCGTGGTCGTCACGATCGCCACGGTGTATCTGTTCACGCAGTTCCAGAATCTGGTCTACACCCGCGCCGGCCAGGCCTACGGCTACGAGATCGCGCTCGCGCTGGCGATCTCGCTCGTGATGATCTACCTCACGTGGCGGTCGTTCGGGATCACCTTCCTGACCGTCGTCCTCGGTGGCATCGGGTACGGATTCGCCGGCCCGTACCTCGCGGGAACGCTCAGCCACGGCGGGCTCACACCCGAGCGGACGTTGCGAATCCTCGCGATCAGCGGCGACGGCTTCTACGGCTTCCTGACCCAACTCGTCGCGGCCTGGATCGCGCTGTTCCTGCTGTACGCCGGCCTGCTGAAGGCCTACGGGGCGTTCGACCTCATCCTCCGGATCGCCGTACGGTCCGCGAAGTACCTCGATTCCGGGATCGCACAGACCGCGGTCCTCTCGAGCGCCGTCATCGGCTCGGTCAACGGGAGTCAGACCGCGAACGCCGGCATGACCGGTTCGTTCACCATCCCGCTGATGAAAAAGAGCGGCATCAAGCCCGAGACCGCCGGCGGAATCGAAGCGGTCGCCTCGACGTCCGGGCAGGTGCTGCCCCCGGTCATGGGGGCCGGCGCGTTCATCATGGCCTCGCTGATCACCGGCCTCACGTACGGTGACGTCATCATCGCCGGACTCATCCCCGCCGCGATCCTCGTGGTCTCGATCTTCATCGCCGTCCACTACGTGGCGGCCCCCCAGATCGACGACCCCTCGATGAGCGGCCTGTTCGACGAGAAGCTCAGTCGGCAGGACACCGTCCTCGAGTCGATCAAGTACGGCGTTCCCCTCGTCATCCTCGTTTACCAGCTCGGCTACGTGCAGGTGACGGTGATGACCGCGGCGCTGCAGACGGCCGTCGCCATGATCGTGCTCGGAGTCCTCATTCCGCTGGTCAAGGCCGGGCTCGACGGCGACGACCTCGTCGGGACGCTCGTTCACACGTTCAAACAGACGATCGAAGGCTTCCGACAGGGCGTGATCGTCGTCGCCCCGATCACGATCATCCTGGCGGCGATCAACGGCGTCGTCGACCTCCTGATGGCCACCGGCGTCCCGACGGCGATTTCGTTGACGCTGATGGACCTCTCCGGGGGCGTTCCGCTTATCGCGTTCTTCCTCGCGATGGTCATCTGTATCCTGCTGGGCCTCGGTATGCCGACGACCGCGTCCTACACCGTCGTGGCGCTGCTGATCGCGCCGACGCTGATCAACCAGTTCCTCGTCCCCGACCTCGCCGCGCACTACTTCGTCTTCTACGCGGCGATCCTCGCGGGCCTGACGCCGCCGATCGCGACCTGCGTCGCCGTCGCGACCGGGATCGCCGGCGGGAACTTCTGGCGGACGTGCGTCGAGGCGATCAAGATCTCCGCGCCGCTGTTCGTCCTCCCGTTCGCGTTCGTCTACCACCCCGAGATGGTCTCCGGCGAGTTCAGTACGGCCGCGCTGACCGCCGGCGTCATTGCGCTGCTGGGCGCGGTCGCGATTATCCACGGGATCAACTACTGGTTCCCGTTCGGCCGCGGACCGACTGCCGGTCTGCGAGCCGTGTTCGCCGGTGCCGGTATCGTCGCCATGGTCTACCCGGACCAGATGATCCAGCTCGGCGCGCTCGGCCTCGTCGTCATCCTCTACGGCATCCAGATGACGCTCGGCCAGTCGGAACCGGCCGAACCGATCTCCGAAGCCGGCGACGGTCAGCCTTGA
- a CDS encoding succinylglutamate desuccinylase/aspartoacylase family protein, with the protein MTTTLGTASAGPGEMDTGRLEVGETRDGSPFGLPVAVINGAARGKTLYMQAASDGDELNGVGVLQRVVPRLDPAEISGTILIVGIVNYHAFQVAEHRNPIDDTKMNRAYPGNENGTSSERIAAATFDAATRADLVLDLHQGSTSRMLNEVRVRCGTRHRLHDQCLELAKAFGCGYVLDQKGPDGQLARAAPDEGIPTVDPELGGAVGWDETSIRKGVEGVCNVLRYYGFLEGDQRLETQTRASGFEQYGAPAGGLVTLEKDLGDRVRPGEVLFEVTTPFGESKAEVTADSDGIFWRARRLPQVATGEYVCSVGTDIGEY; encoded by the coding sequence ATGACGACGACGCTCGGAACGGCGAGCGCGGGGCCCGGCGAGATGGATACGGGCCGTCTCGAGGTCGGCGAGACGCGGGACGGAAGTCCGTTCGGGCTCCCAGTCGCCGTGATCAACGGCGCAGCTCGCGGGAAGACCCTCTACATGCAGGCGGCGAGCGACGGCGACGAACTCAACGGCGTGGGCGTCCTCCAGCGCGTCGTGCCGCGGCTCGATCCCGCCGAGATCTCGGGGACGATCCTGATCGTCGGGATCGTCAACTACCACGCGTTTCAGGTCGCCGAACACCGAAACCCGATCGACGACACGAAGATGAACCGGGCCTATCCGGGCAACGAGAACGGTACCTCGAGCGAGCGGATCGCGGCCGCGACGTTCGACGCCGCGACTCGAGCCGATCTGGTCCTCGACCTCCACCAGGGCTCGACCAGCCGAATGCTAAACGAGGTCCGCGTCCGCTGTGGGACGCGCCACCGGCTCCACGACCAGTGTCTCGAACTTGCGAAGGCATTCGGCTGTGGCTACGTCCTCGACCAGAAGGGACCGGACGGCCAGTTGGCCCGCGCGGCCCCCGACGAGGGGATTCCGACCGTCGACCCCGAACTCGGCGGGGCCGTCGGCTGGGACGAGACGAGCATCCGGAAGGGCGTCGAGGGCGTCTGCAACGTCCTCCGGTACTACGGCTTCCTCGAGGGCGACCAGCGCCTCGAGACCCAGACCCGCGCCAGCGGCTTCGAACAGTATGGTGCGCCCGCGGGCGGGCTCGTAACGCTCGAGAAGGACCTCGGCGACCGGGTTCGACCCGGCGAGGTGTTGTTCGAGGTGACGACGCCCTTTGGCGAGTCAAAAGCAGAGGTGACCGCCGACAGCGACGGAATCTTCTGGCGGGCGCGGCGATTACCGCAGGTCGCGACCGGCGAGTACGTCTGCTCGGTCGGCACCGACATCGGGGAGTACTAA
- a CDS encoding VOC family protein, with product MDVIHTALWVSDIEQTRNFYVDALGLTENWSFTGDDGVENVYIGGENAEFQFKHDPDDNPEIDSGSMAHVAVGVDSTDETFERLLERAEPPVEMEPTTMDEIGVRVAFVEDPDGYEVELVEALD from the coding sequence ATGGACGTCATTCACACGGCGCTGTGGGTATCGGACATCGAGCAGACGCGGAATTTCTACGTCGACGCGCTCGGACTGACGGAGAACTGGTCGTTCACGGGCGACGACGGCGTCGAGAACGTCTACATCGGCGGCGAAAACGCCGAGTTCCAGTTCAAACACGACCCCGACGACAATCCGGAAATCGACTCGGGGTCGATGGCTCACGTCGCGGTCGGCGTCGACAGCACCGACGAGACGTTTGAGCGACTGCTCGAGCGCGCGGAGCCGCCGGTCGAGATGGAGCCGACGACGATGGACGAGATCGGCGTTCGCGTCGCCTTCGTCGAAGACCCCGACGGCTACGAGGTCGAGCTGGTCGAAGCACTCGACTGA